The segment GTGAACTGCTGCATCAACCAGACCGTCGACGACCGCACGGGCACGTACAACGCGGACCGCAAGGGCGTGAGCCTGTCGGTGAGCGCGTTGGGCGTGGAGACCGGTACGCACGGGCCGGACACCGCGATCCTGCCGGCGCTGGCACGCACGACGCTGGCCGAATGGGTGGCCATTTCCGGCGCCGCGGTGGGCTCGGGCATGGGCTCGCTGACGCAATCGGGCACGGCGGCCCTGCTCTTCCTCAGCGGGCTTCGTCTGGGTTACTGGCAGCGCAACCTCGCCAGCGAACCGCCGCCGAAACGCGGCATCGTGGCGAAATACCAGGCCCTGCTGCGCGAGATGCTCGCGCGCTTCCCTGGCCTGCGGGATGCGGACTGGTACCTGAGCGACGGCGGCCACTTCGATAACACCGGCGTGTATGCGCTGCTGAAGCGCGAACTGAAGCTGATCGTGCTCGTGGATTGCGGAGCCGACCCGGATTACCGCTTTGCCGATGTGGAAAACCTCGTGCGCAAGGCGCGCATCGATTACGACGCGTATATCGCCTTCGTCGATCCCCTGCAGCTAGCCACCGTGGCGGGGACGACGGCATCGCTGTTCGGCACGCCCGACACGATGACGTCGGACCCTGGCCCGGCGCACCTGTTGCTCGCACGCATTGCTTACGCCAGCGGTGCGCAAGGCACCCTGCTGGTGGTGAAGCCGCGGCTGCCTGAAGGCCTTCCGCTGGATGTCGCCGGCTACGCCGACCGCGAACCGACCTTCCCGCAGCAAAGCACCTCGCAGCAGTTCTTCAACGAATCGCAGTGGGAAAGCTACTGCCAGCTGGGCGTGTGCCTGGGCAGTTCGGTGACGGCCGACATGCTGGATAACGCCCCCACCTGGGCGTGGGAGAGCGGGGTCGTCGGCACACAGGCCACCGCGCTGACGCCCGCGACGGCGCCGCCCAGTCGCTTCCGGCAGATGGCGACGACCGTGGGCACCTCGATCGGCCTGGGCGCGATTTTCACCGCGGCTATCGCGGGCTGGCAGAGCATCGATGCCGCGCGCAAACAGGATGCCGCGTTGCAGGCGGCCACCCTGCAGAAGACCCAGGACATCACGGCGAAGGCGATCAGCATCGGTGGCGGCTTGCAGCCCGGCACCGAATTCGACGAAAGCCTGCGCGGAAAGATTGCCGACCTGCTGCGCGACCTCGCCGCGGTGCAGATGCCCGACCGCTTGCGCGAGCGTATCGCGGGACTCGTCGAGCCACTCTCCACCGTGTGTGAATCGACGACCGATGCGCAGCAGCAGGCGACCTGCGAGTACTACGCCAACGTGTTGTCGTCGCGTACCAGCGTGCCACCCTCGGCGTGGGACACCGCCATGCGTGATTACGACCGCTGGCGAGACCCGAAGCAAGCCGTCGACGAGAGCCTCGCCTCCACGGGCGCCGAGGCACCCGCTGCCGCGCCACCACCGATGGCCGCACCACCGCCCATGGCCGAACCGCCACCGCCTCCGCCTCCGCCGCCTGCACCGGTGGTCGTAGCCATGGCACCGCCGATGCCGCCGCCGGCCCTAGCCTCGACACAGGAACTCCAGGCACAGGTGACCAATGCCTGCGGCCAGCCCAGCCAGCCATACACGCTCTACACGCAGGTCTACGACGAGGCGAGCCGCACGATGGCCCGCGATGTATTGGCGCGGGTGCAGGCGATGGGGCTGGTGGTACCGGGCATCGAGAACGTCAGCACGACGGCGTCGCGCAGCGGCACGCGCGCGCCGTTCGAGTGGCGTGCGCCGACGGTGCTGTATGCGTCCAGCGGGGCGTCGTGTGCGAACGCGCTGGTGGCATGGGCTAACGCGACGTTGCCTCAGCTGGCCACCGTCAAGGCGCGCGCCGTGGCCCTGCCGCCGGGGGCGGGCAAGGCCACGGTGCTGGAGCTCTGGTTGCCGCGGCGGCGTTAACCGCCGCCGCCACCGCCGCCATGGATCCCGCCCTTGGTCAGCGCGGCGGGGTCCAGCAGTTTGGCGAGCTCGGCCTTCGACAGGCCGGTGGTTTCCAGCGCGACTTCCATGATCGGGCGCTTTTCCTTGTAAGCCTGCTTGGCCGTGGCGGCACCCTTCTCGTAGCCGATCACCGGATTGAGCGCGGTGACCAGGATCGGATTCTTGTCCAGCGCCTCACGCACGTGCTCCTCATTCACCTTGAATCCGGCGATGGCCTTGTCGGCGAGCAGCACGGTGACGTTGGCGAGGATCTCGATCGACTGCAGCAGGTTGTAGGCGATGACCGGCAGCATCACGTTGAGCTGGAAGTTGCCCGACTGGCCGGCGATGGTGATGGTGGCATCGTTGCCGATCACCTGCGCGGCGACCATGGCCGCCGCTTCCGGGATCACCGGATTGACCTTGCCCGGCATGATCGACGAGCCCGGCTGCAAGGCGGGCAGCTCGATTTCACCGAGGCCGGCGAGCGGGCCGGAATTCATCCAGCGCAGGTCGTTGGCGATCTTCATCACGGCCACCGCGAGCGTGCGCAGCTGGCCGGAGAGTTCCACCGGCGCGTCCTGCGCGGCCATCCCCGAGAAGTAGTTGTCCGAGGATTCGAACTTCACGCCGGTGAGCTTGCCCAGCTCCACGGCCACGGCCGGGCCGAACTTCGGATCGGCATTGATGCCGGTGCCCACGGCACTGCCACCCTGCGGCAGGCGACGGGTGCGCTTGAGCGTATCGCCCAGGCGCTCTTCGGCATCGCGGATCTGCGCCGACCAGCCGGAGAGTTCCTGGCCGAAGGTGATGGGCATGGCATCCATCAGATGGGTGCGGCCGGTCTTCACCACCTTCTTCAGTTCCTTCGCGCGGCCATCGATGGTCTTGCGCAGGTGCTTCAGGGCCGGGAGGAGCTTTTCGGTCGTGGCCAGGGTGGCGCTGACCAGGATGGCGGTGGGGATCACGTCGTTCGAGCTCTGCCCGGCATTGACGTGGTCGTTGGGATGGACCTTGGCGCCGGCGGCCTCGGCGAGGTGGGCGATTACCTCGTTGGCATTCATGTTGGAGCTGGTGCCCGAACCGGTCTGGAAGACATCGATCGGGAAGTGCTCGTCCACCTCGCCGGCGGCCACCTTGTCGGCGGCGGCGCGGATGGCCTTGGCGGTGGCCTTGTCGAGCTGGCCGAGCTTGACGTTGGCTTCGGCCGCGGCGGCCTTCACCAGGCCCAGGGCGCGAATGAACTCGCGCGGCATGGCCAGGCCGGAGACGGGGAAGTTATCCACGGCCCGCTGGGTCTGGGCCCCGTAGAGGGCTTTGGCGGGCACCTTCAGTTCGCCCATGCTGTCGCGTTCGGTACGAAAACGGGTCATTGCGGGGGATCCAGGTTGTAGGGGACCTGCGCACGATAAGCCCATCGCCCCCCGCCCGTCAGCCCCGCGGGGCGAGGGCCGGTGCGGCCGGGTATAATCGGCGGCTGCCCCGTTTCTCGCTTCCAGGACCCCCCGCATGTCCCACGCCACGCTGACCGCCCTTTCGCCGCTGGATGGCCGCTACGCCTCCAAATCGGGCCCCCTGCGCCCCATCTTCAGCGAGTTCGGCCTCATGCACCGCCGCGTGCACGTGGAGATCCACTGGCTGCTGGCCCTGGCCCGCCATCCGGGCATCGTGGAACTGCCGGCCTTCCCGGCCGACGCCGTGGCCCGCCTGGAAACGATCGCCAACGACTTCTCCGTGGACGACGGCGAGCGCATCAAGGCGATTGAAGCGACGACCAACCACGACGTGAAGGCCGTGGAGTACTTCATCAAGGAAAAGATCGGCAACGATCCCGCGCTGGCCCAGGCCAAGGAATTCGTGCATTTCGCCTGCACCAGCGAGGACATCAACAACCTCGCCTACTCGCTGATGCTGCGCGACGCGCGCGAAGCCGTGCTGCTGCCTGCCATCGACCAGGTGATCGGTTCGCTGCGCAGCATGGCCCATGATTACGCCGGCCTGTCGCTGCTCGCCCGCACGCACGGCCAGACCGCCTCGCCCACCACCATGGGCAAGGAACTGGC is part of the Luteibacter pinisoli genome and harbors:
- a CDS encoding patatin-like phospholipase family protein gives rise to the protein MTGTAGDAARPTVAPHERDALGERRRKAGLAEGDPATGLAFSGGGIRSATFCLGVLRALARHRLLRRFDYLSTVSGGGYTGSAFGRLFHAGDDGGADAVEEGLARDDTSFLWWLRNNGRFLAPAGASDLFQTWSTQLRGFIATQVEVAVLAIVLACLITLPHLAYTALPEDGWSLPVVVSLWWWLLPLPAAMAAIACYGYWFLGRVTIGGFVTAVAAGFACVALAVRASLAQDPIERALWTTCAIFFGPSPLAWIAARISSAVRSEGANRVRYAYGFTRCLGLVGLVALLGAVDMLSWYVRSRLGSLHAGVGLFTGAGVATVLLAVVRAVMPLAASGSKGGTTLSAGTIAQIFGLITLALVVLFWTTIFQFLVFPPDQGGTGIFQHAWVRWIAAALVVIIYLLMNGRSLSQLNQSSLHLFYRSRLARTYVAVGNAPVPGNTAQTRFPAPLLTPTTRDTTQNIVKVTELLPGDDVALTDYAPHLFGGPIHLVNCCINQTVDDRTGTYNADRKGVSLSVSALGVETGTHGPDTAILPALARTTLAEWVAISGAAVGSGMGSLTQSGTAALLFLSGLRLGYWQRNLASEPPPKRGIVAKYQALLREMLARFPGLRDADWYLSDGGHFDNTGVYALLKRELKLIVLVDCGADPDYRFADVENLVRKARIDYDAYIAFVDPLQLATVAGTTASLFGTPDTMTSDPGPAHLLLARIAYASGAQGTLLVVKPRLPEGLPLDVAGYADREPTFPQQSTSQQFFNESQWESYCQLGVCLGSSVTADMLDNAPTWAWESGVVGTQATALTPATAPPSRFRQMATTVGTSIGLGAIFTAAIAGWQSIDAARKQDAALQAATLQKTQDITAKAISIGGGLQPGTEFDESLRGKIADLLRDLAAVQMPDRLRERIAGLVEPLSTVCESTTDAQQQATCEYYANVLSSRTSVPPSAWDTAMRDYDRWRDPKQAVDESLASTGAEAPAAAPPPMAAPPPMAEPPPPPPPPPAPVVVAMAPPMPPPALASTQELQAQVTNACGQPSQPYTLYTQVYDEASRTMARDVLARVQAMGLVVPGIENVSTTASRSGTRAPFEWRAPTVLYASSGASCANALVAWANATLPQLATVKARAVALPPGAGKATVLELWLPRRR
- a CDS encoding class II fumarate hydratase — encoded protein: MTRFRTERDSMGELKVPAKALYGAQTQRAVDNFPVSGLAMPREFIRALGLVKAAAAEANVKLGQLDKATAKAIRAAADKVAAGEVDEHFPIDVFQTGSGTSSNMNANEVIAHLAEAAGAKVHPNDHVNAGQSSNDVIPTAILVSATLATTEKLLPALKHLRKTIDGRAKELKKVVKTGRTHLMDAMPITFGQELSGWSAQIRDAEERLGDTLKRTRRLPQGGSAVGTGINADPKFGPAVAVELGKLTGVKFESSDNYFSGMAAQDAPVELSGQLRTLAVAVMKIANDLRWMNSGPLAGLGEIELPALQPGSSIMPGKVNPVIPEAAAMVAAQVIGNDATITIAGQSGNFQLNVMLPVIAYNLLQSIEILANVTVLLADKAIAGFKVNEEHVREALDKNPILVTALNPVIGYEKGAATAKQAYKEKRPIMEVALETTGLSKAELAKLLDPAALTKGGIHGGGGGGG